The Balaenoptera ricei isolate mBalRic1 chromosome 9, mBalRic1.hap2, whole genome shotgun sequence genome segment CTGCTTATATTGATCACCTCTTGTAAATTAGCTTAACAAGTTGTTCTGCCAAAAGCTCTTACCCCACTATCCCTGGTCAGATCAGATCAGGATGCTATGGTCTTAAGTGCAGCAGAAAAACATTTGGCCCTAAGTCCCCATCAGTAGATGTTAAATATAGTGTGTTATTTCCCTTATACAACACCTACTACTTTTAACATTAATAATTACaataactagcatttattgagtactttgtTTCTGACACAGTGTAAGTCATTTATCACCTCTTTTAAGCCTCATGACAatactaaaaaacattttataatgatctaattttactgataaaggaggaaagagattAATTTCCCCAAAGCCACAGTAAATGGTGGCACCAGGATTCGAACCAGACAGTTGGGTTCCCCAGCCCATGTCTCAACCACCATATTTGACTGCAGTGAGACTGCATATAACCGAAGGGTATGAAGGTTCAGCTATGCAAGATGAACAAGTTCTCAAGACCTAATGTCCAGAATGGTGACGATAGTTTAactatactgtattgtatacttgaaatttactGAGTATAGACCTTAGATCTTTCCATACACACCACACTCACACATTCATACAAATAGTAACTATGTAgaggtgatgaatatgttaattagcttaatTATGGTGATCATTTAACAATGTATGCATAGATCAAAACATCgttatacaccttaaatatatacagtttttatatgtcaattatatctcaaagctgttttttaaaaaaaaggaaagaaaaaaatggatgattttattaaacaaaaattctccaaatgttaacatttaccaTAGTGGCTTTATACacacataaattttttttgaatttttgaattttatttatttttttatacagcaggttcttattagttatctattcacacacacacacttttatttttctgaaccattttggAATTGAAGACGTGATGTCCCTTTATCCTTAAATGCTTCCATGTGTGTTTCCTAAAACCAAGAACTGTCTCATGAAAACCCTGATACTATTAGTAAAATCAGtaaattaacattgatataatACTATTATCTAGTCTACAGACCCTGTTCAGATTATTCCAGTTGTTCCAATAATAGATTTAATAGCAAATTTAAATCCctgtgttgaaaaaaaaaaaaaaaaagactacatgtagccagccaatattttaaaacaggatCAACAGAAGTTGCGAATCTGTGAATCCAAATACCAGGAGCTGTAATGCCTGGAGCTCCCCAGGCTGTGTATGTGACCATGGCACCATCGATGCCATACAGGCAGGACAGTGCAGATCCAACAAGATGGAGGCAAAAGATGGATGAAATGATTTCTGAGACACTACACTACTTCATgttataaaaatcataaattcCTTGGAATAAAGATCATTTATTACTGAGCACAAAATATCCACTGtgtaggggaaagaaaaaaaaaggcataacaAGACCAAACGGgttcaaagaaagaaatgggtatttttaaaaagagttgttGCATCAGCTCATCTGTAGTTTGTGAAACAATGTTATAGCAAATCCTGATAAATTATTTTGCCACACCCCATCAACAGGTTAATAAGAATTTTCCAATAAAtacaaatcagatttttaaaatattctgcatgatatcaattttttaaaattaagtatgcAGTACAAATGTTTTTGAGTGCAAAACTGGATAGGTGAAATGTCTTGTGTTTATTTCATTAACTATTTAGTGTTATaaaatgtgtgtttatgtatgtgagTAACTTTAGAATAAACCCAGATGTTTCTGATGAACCCAAAATGATAGAATTGCAATAGACTTCACACAACAGACTTacacaatatatttatattaaagatTTTCTAAGACTCATGCttttaaagctgatttttttttttttttttaattatttttatttatttatttatttatttttggctgtgttgggtcttcgtttctgtgcgagggctttctctagttgcggtgagcgggggccactcttcatcgcggtgcgcgggcctctcactgtcgcggcctctcttgttgcggcctctcttgttgcggagcacaggctccagacgcgcaggctcagcagttgtggcttacgggcccagttgctccgcggcatgtgggatcttcccacaccagggctcgaacccgtgtcccctgcattagcaggcagattctcaaccactgcgccaccagggaagccctaaagctgATTTATATCACAACATATCCAATTTCATAAATTTTGTGCCTTACCTTTTGTGCTAAAACAAGGCAGGTTCCAAATATTCCAAATATTCGGTTTCCCACTGTAGTTTAATAAAGGCTACAAACCTACCAGATGTCCTCACAATTAATCAGCAGGGTACTGAAGGACtttttttcccatcagaaagtCAAAAAGcttatatgtctatatataactatatatctcCTTTGTTCCTCACTTGAATGTAAGCTTCTCTAGAGTATGGTGGTTTGTACAAAGCAGCAGCTCAAAAAACATTAGTTGAATAAATAGGGCTCTCTCTTTTGACCACACCCTACCATAGGCACATAGCTACCATTAGCAAGTACCAGTAGGCAACTAGCTCGGAGGCCGCCCACACCCTGTCCCTGGAGAAATGAGTCAAAGTGTAATCACCTGAGCAGAATCTATTTTATTGAAAAGAGTTATCACCTGATTCCCTTGAACACAAATAATTCAATGAATTCCTTAGGCTTTCCAGGGAGTTCATAAAGTTACATGAGGTGTCATGAAATTTACTGGCCACAGTGAACTTATTCTGGTGCCAAAGTTCCTTTCGTAAAAGAAGCTGTACACACAGAGCCAAATTCCCGTTCTTGTTTCCTGTTGGTTCTCTTCCATGCCAGCCACCATTAACCCCATGAAAGCTGAAGGACCCTACCACAAAATCAGCCCCCTTCTGGCGGCTGTCCCCAGCCCCCCTTGCCTTGGAGCTGCTCCCATCCCTGTAGTGGAAAGTTGGCCTTTTGTTGCCTGCAGATATGCCCTTGGTCGGTTCTTAACCCTGTACCCTCCCAGGACAGCGAGACGCTCAGGTGTTAGCAGTTGCTCTTGGAAGCTCATTCCTTTAGCTCTGTTCAGAGTCCAGTTGGTTGAGTCGCTTTACAATGATGCTGTTGATTTTCTTAAGATCATCTATGTCCTTTCCCTCAGCTGCTAGTCTTCTTGACACATCTTCCATCTTGTTGCCAGTttgaactttaaaatgaaaaatagacagTGTTACACTGGTTTCCAGTGTGTTCCATCGGGACTCATCAGAGCCCCGTTGGGGTGCTCGGCTGAGAGGCCCTCTTGGCAAATCCCCTGCTCCAATATCCCACGCAGCCCAGAAGCCCAGAAGAGAAATTGATGAAGACTGAAGTTACCTATCAAGTGAATTATTTTTACGACTTCTTGATGAAAGACTTGACTACATTTGGCAGACTCCACACAGCTTTTCGCCAAGAAAGACTTTGCTGTGAGCAACCAAAGGAAACCACCAGCGTCTGATTATCCCCACAGAAGTGACTGTTATGTTGTCTCATTTTGAGACCCATTCTCAGAAAAGGTTTTTCACTCCACATGTGGGAGGTGGGATATTTTGGGTTCCAGACTACTTTGATATACATAGCTCTCCTGGTTCTAAATTACCAGCCCATAATGAATGTATAATAATTCCCCTCAGACCAccctgagagcacagagtccatatttccaaaataaatagaaCCCCTGGTTATTGAGTAAGTCAGGGAATGGAACACTCTTGAGGTCTGCTTATGAGTTAAAATTTCTAAGAAAAGCAGCACAAAATCAGTATTTAATATGTGAGCTCCTTATCATTTCCACTGCAGGCAAGTTTTTTCCAAGACATCTTTCAGGAACTAATGATGGTGGTAACATGCTACTGGGTTTAGCCAAAAATTAATGTGGGAAAGTGTTAGAGCCTCACCTTCCAGGCTTGGGACAAACTGTTGCCCAGAAGCTGCCTTTCCCCCATATCTGAAAAATTATGTTGGATGAATTATGGTCCAAGACATGACAGAAAGGTTTTAATTGAGCTTTGATGCAGAGCCAGGCAGAGATACCACTTGCTTCTGGAGAAAAGTGTGACACAAATAAATCCATAGCATGTGACATACTTCCCCTCTTGGGAACCTTCTACGTTAGTCAAACACAGAAGGAAGTAGCAGCCATGTTGGACTAAGTCTGTTCCACAATACACTGGTTCCAAGTTaaattccaaaagagaaaaaggtttcTATATGCAAAAACGTTAGAGAAAAATCATGCCTGACCTGCCTTTTTGGAAATTcacaagaagtaaaataaaataccttacgTATTACTAACCCAGCAATTCTCAAACTCATTTGACCATAGAacccttttttaaattaaggcaatACTTAATCACATCCCACATATCTACATTGCTTGGCCGCTGGGAACTGTTACAGAGGCAGGTAGGCATCCCGGGTAACCTATCCTTGCTGTCCGTTATTCCTCCTTAGGACAGAGATTGTGACAAAAACACAAGGCCCAACAGTTTATTCAATGTAATCAGTATAAAATAGCCTTATTTCTCTTGCATAAAAATGTCAGGGTTATAAAGAAGATAAGTTCTTACACTTCAGTTAAATGACACAAATTTGCACTGAACCCCACTGAGAGCAAAAAGGTTTCCTTGTTAAAGATGAGCACAGGCCAAGTTCATTTATAGCTGCCTGTGCCAACTCTGGTCTTAGGTTGGGCTAAGGTTTATCTGAAAACCACAGGAAGCCTTTATTATTACTTCAACAGAGGCAGTGGAGGGCCAGGGAGGTCTGGAGGCAGGCGGCTCAGGGTATGAACCCCAGTTCTGCTTCTGACTAGCTGGATAAACGTGGAGAGTTaaactctctgggccttagtctttcatcagtaaaacagaaatattaGACACTACCTTGAAGGGTAGAGTAAGGACTTAAGATAATGAATTTAATGTGTCTGGCAAAGAGTAACTGTCCAATAAAAAAACACTCTtctttattcacattttcttttttttttctaagatttctttaatgtggaccatttttttaaaagtttttattgaatttgttacaatattgcttctatgttttggttttttggccgcaagtcatgtgggatcttagctccccgaccagggatcaaaccctcacgccctgcattggaaggcaaagtcttaaccactggactgccagggaagtcccttctttctgtttcttgataTGACTTTGCCCTCAATATAAAACACTAGaagcaaacataaaataaatcctATTCATACAAGGGGATATAATATGGTGATAAAGTGAATGGTCTTTGATGTCAGGCAGGGGTGTCTCTGAGCCCTGATTAGGCACCACTGTCTGTTGGCCTTGGGCATATTAATTaatctctctaagcttcagtttcagcattgataaaaccaaaataacaatAGGTCCTACACTATAGAGTTGTTATGAGGTGGTGAGCAAACAGACataaatgcttagcacagtgcctgggacagagtGGGCACCCaatacataacattttaaattattattgccCTAAATCTTACTACTTACTTTCCCACAAAAAACAGCAGTCCCTTTGGGTTGCTCCCAAGTCGGTAGGCATACCTAAAATTTCTCAATAGTTTAAGTTAGTCATTTCCCGGGCAGGTGAGGCAGGATGATATCTGGAGCATCAACTTAGGTGGTATAACATTTCAGAAGAGTGATCCACGTGCTCTTTCCTGCAGGTTCAGGGCCAACCCTCCTCCAAAGAATAATCACACGCAAAGGCACCATTATTGTAAGGAGAGTTCACACTGTAGCTTCTAAGTGCAAAATGGCATCAGCAGGATGACAAACAAGCGATTAAACATCACCCCTTCGCACCAGCTCTGAAACCCATACCAGGAAAAGACCTTTAAGCTGGAAGGGAGACAAAGTTTTGGGGAGGAAAAGGGGTTGGAAGCTGTAAGTAAGAGTCATGCCCTGTGCCCACTTCCCATCACCACCACTGCTACCTCCACTGATCCTGAATGAATTTGAAATAGAGGCATTTCAGAGACATGGGATCCAACATTTAGGAGTTCTGAAGGCTACAAGGCCTTCAGGGCAGAAGAAATGACAGTGTGGTGGATCCAGGCAAAAGGGTATAAAGCATGACTCCTTCGCTCAGGCTCCGTCCACTCctaagaggggtgggagggaactGAAGTAACTCCAGGTGGTGGTCTGCAGGGGACAGCTCAGAGAGGATGCTGGTGGGCTTTCCTGAAAGGGCAGCATGCCCCAGGATGgacagcacccctcccccacccgagGCAGAGAGGAGAGTGGCACTGAGACCTCAGGGGATCTCTTGGCTGAGAGACTGTGTGGGAAAGCCTGGGTCACCGCTCAAGGGCGGACACGCAGGGCCCAGGCCAAGGGCAGGCAGGACGCCAGCCTGGGCGGTGTCAGACAGGAGAAGTCTCCTCCCATCCCAGCACTGCCTCTGGGCCCTGGCACAAGCCCAATTAGTGCTTCTAATGGATTTCAGGGAAGCGAGGGAACCTGGAAGAGGGGGTGAACCTGACTGTGACTGAAAATTATAGACCTCAGTTCATGGAGAGCTCACGTGCTGGATGAAGAAAACCCCGAGTTAGCTAGAATAAGCTGCCTACCATTGGCAGCTAGGGACTCCAGGTGAGAAATTAAAGcattataaaaacatttaatgtCCATGTTTGCGAACTGCTGGCACTGAGGGCTTACGTGTGCCCCAGCGACCCGGCCCAGAGCAGCAGGTACCCTAGGCGTTCACGCCCCCTCAGCCTTCAGTGGCAGCACTGACTGCCAGGAGGCACTGCCTCGTTACCGCAGCAAAGCTAAACGACCAGCTACAAAGTAAGTGCATAGCAGTGATGAAAAGTGTGTCCACGGTACTTACCTATCAGAAATATCACGAAGGAAACCAGTGCCAGGCTGACAATCAGCATGATGATCAGCCCCACCAAAAACAGACTGTGGTTTCCATTTCCTGAGTTAGTGGCGATGTCGGGGATTTTCTCCTCTAGAGCTAATgtgaaacaaacaacaacaaagacaaaaactcctcagcattaaaaaaaaaagagagagagagagagagagatgtaagGGATATGCCCATTTTCCCTCTGATCACTCTGGAAAGAGACTTATATTTGAGGAATGTCTTTGGATCGGGTGCTCTTTGAGAATTTTTCACCTTCTATAACAGTATTCAAAGGACAAGCCGGGTCAAGCTATCTCCTCAGCCCCTATTTGGAAAATTCTTTGAAGATCGTGTTAACACTGATGTAGCCGGActtggatttttcttttgcttggtggagggggtggtgggcagggaaTAAATAAGTTAAGGGTTCAGAGTGATGGAGGCTCTATTGCCCTTTTCCTAAAGTGAGCCAAGAATAAAACACAGCTGGCTGTGGGCCACTTACTCTGGGTGAAAGGCTGAACACTCTGAGATATCTCCCAGAAAACTTTATTTCCTATAAAAATAACCAGTTATGCTTATAACCATTTAAACAACAACATCAAAATGACCCTGATGTAATTTGGTTTCTAAAAGCTGTTTCCAGGATGGACACGCTCTGGCAGCAAGGTTCTCTTAAATGTTTTACAGTTGAACTGAAAATGCAACCA includes the following:
- the LSMEM1 gene encoding leucine-rich single-pass membrane protein 1; its protein translation is MNPSQDTGSGGIPEDRKLYVVDSINDLNKLNLCPAGSQRLFPLEEKIPDIATNSGNGNHSLFLVGLIIMLIVSLALVSFVIFLIVQTGNKMEDVSRRLAAEGKDIDDLKKINSIIVKRLNQLDSEQS